A stretch of the Staphylococcus sp. NRL 16/872 genome encodes the following:
- a CDS encoding DUF86 domain-containing protein, which yields MYFVDKDKLKLKLEYLNQLTKDYESSKSNHYAFERIAQMLIESSVDIGNMIIDGFILRDPGNYKDVIDILELEGVITKETQQHINETVEVRKQFAHNYTDLDSDALQPLFDQALPYYERFIQEVMQFLEKENVPVTAFGKGGNQ from the coding sequence ATGTATTTTGTTGATAAAGATAAATTAAAATTAAAACTTGAATATTTAAATCAATTAACGAAAGACTATGAATCAAGTAAATCCAATCATTATGCTTTCGAGCGTATTGCTCAAATGTTAATTGAGTCTTCAGTTGATATAGGTAATATGATTATTGATGGTTTTATCTTAAGAGATCCAGGTAATTATAAAGATGTGATCGATATCTTGGAACTAGAGGGTGTCATTACTAAAGAAACACAACAACATATTAACGAAACCGTAGAGGTTAGAAAGCAGTTTGCTCATAACTATACTGATCTAGATAGTGATGCGCTTCAACCACTTTTTGATCAAGCATTACCATATTATGAACGATTTATTCAAGAAGTCATGCAATTTCTTGAAAAAGAAAATGTTCCCGTAACTGCTTTCGGAAAGGGAGGCAACCAGTAA
- a CDS encoding YutD-like domain-containing protein, whose amino-acid sequence MIKVNQQYFELIEDYRDCFDEERFASRYSDILDKYDFVVGDFGYDQLRLKGFYKDSNKKAEISKRFSSIQDYILEYCNFGCPYFVVRHLSNQELTHLDTEQEEVMVDTEDKLHDVKIKPTIQNVEKKHSDE is encoded by the coding sequence ATGATTAAGGTGAATCAACAGTATTTTGAATTAATTGAAGATTACAGAGATTGCTTTGATGAAGAACGCTTTGCCTCAAGGTATTCAGACATATTGGATAAGTATGATTTCGTCGTAGGAGACTTTGGGTACGATCAGTTACGTTTAAAAGGTTTTTATAAAGATTCAAATAAAAAAGCGGAAATATCTAAACGTTTCTCAAGTATTCAAGACTACATCTTGGAATATTGTAATTTTGGATGTCCATATTTTGTGGTCAGACATTTATCAAACCAAGAGCTGACACATTTAGATACGGAACAAGAAGAAGTCATGGTTGATACTGAAGATAAATTACATGATGTAAAAATTAAGCCAACTATTCAAAATGTTGAAAAGAAACACAGTGATGAATAA
- a CDS encoding DUF5080 family protein, with the protein MLEFYAKWFWLIEMIENFLLFFGALGLVFVAMISLEQIQKKKKFWYVGIYLIYAALFGLLIYFSGKETQSYNVVFIILYLPYLYMCYLSSHYLVKRPLKTKLEFVTGKSLRSHKVTNQEMKSLKEELHSAKINALAGSICAAFIIVAFSAKLKFIHEDNWFAKHELPETIANLVGVGGFVFLVSAILIPIYFIIDIVLWNKRGKFPGLLFRPIIMCLWQFLFLISL; encoded by the coding sequence ATGCTTGAATTTTATGCAAAATGGTTTTGGTTAATCGAAATGATAGAAAATTTTCTGTTATTTTTTGGTGCGCTTGGCTTAGTTTTTGTAGCGATGATAAGTTTAGAACAGATTCAGAAAAAAAAGAAATTCTGGTATGTAGGAATATATTTAATATATGCTGCATTATTTGGACTGTTAATATATTTTTCTGGTAAAGAAACTCAAAGTTATAATGTGGTTTTTATCATTTTATATTTACCATATTTATATATGTGTTATTTATCAAGTCATTATTTAGTGAAACGTCCTTTAAAAACAAAATTAGAGTTTGTCACTGGTAAGAGTCTTCGGTCACATAAAGTAACCAATCAAGAAATGAAGTCATTAAAGGAAGAACTACACTCTGCAAAGATAAATGCATTGGCAGGTTCAATTTGTGCTGCCTTCATTATTGTTGCTTTTTCAGCAAAATTAAAATTTATACATGAGGATAACTGGTTTGCGAAGCACGAATTACCTGAAACTATTGCCAATTTGGTTGGAGTTGGAGGCTTTGTCTTTTTAGTCTCAGCTATTTTAATACCCATTTATTTCATAATTGATATTGTGCTTTGGAATAAACGTGGTAAATTTCCAGGTCTTTTATTCCGACCAATAATTATGTGTCTGTGGCAATTTTTATTTTTGATTTCCCTTTGA
- a CDS encoding bifunctional UDP-sugar hydrolase/5'-nucleotidase, with translation MKLTIYHSNDIHSHLNEYARITSYLAEHRPKLQHPSLYLDIGDHVDLSTPVTEATLGKKNIELLNAAHCDIATIGNNEGMTISHEALNNLYNDAKFEVICTNVIDEQGHLPHNIATSYIKEIEGVRILFVAATAPFTPFYRALDWIVTDPLEAMKDEISQRQGQYDVLIVMSHVGIFFDEKLCQEIPEIDVILGSHTHHHFDEGEINNGVLMAAAGKYGYYLGEVNLTIEDKKVISKEAILHPVQTLPLVETDYENEGKVLLSEPVIDHPVKLLGKTDIITETTYLLAESVFEFTNADCTIINAGLIVNGIEGDKVTEYDIHKMLPHPINVVRVRLKGSDLKKVIIKSQKQEYMHEHVQGLGFRGDIFGGYILYNCGFIESENRFFINGEEIEDNDNYVLGTVDMYTFGRYFPILKGKSIDYLMPEFLRDIFKEKLLEL, from the coding sequence GTGAAGTTAACTATTTATCATTCAAATGACATTCATAGTCATTTAAACGAATATGCGCGCATCACATCTTATTTGGCGGAACATAGACCTAAACTTCAACATCCCTCATTATATCTAGATATCGGTGATCACGTTGATTTATCAACGCCAGTCACAGAAGCCACTTTAGGTAAGAAAAATATAGAACTTCTCAATGCAGCGCATTGTGATATTGCTACAATTGGTAACAATGAAGGTATGACAATTTCTCATGAGGCGCTAAACAATTTATACAATGATGCCAAATTTGAAGTTATTTGTACAAATGTTATTGATGAACAAGGACATTTACCTCATAATATTGCGACATCATATATTAAAGAAATTGAAGGTGTACGTATCTTATTCGTAGCAGCAACAGCACCGTTCACACCATTTTATCGCGCGTTAGATTGGATCGTGACAGATCCTTTAGAAGCGATGAAAGATGAAATATCACAACGACAAGGTCAATATGATGTCCTCATTGTTATGAGCCATGTGGGCATATTCTTTGATGAAAAGCTATGCCAAGAAATACCAGAGATTGACGTGATACTAGGTAGTCATACACATCATCATTTTGATGAGGGTGAAATCAATAATGGCGTGTTAATGGCTGCCGCTGGGAAATATGGTTACTATTTAGGAGAAGTCAACTTAACAATAGAAGATAAGAAAGTGATTTCTAAAGAAGCGATTTTGCATCCCGTTCAAACATTACCTTTAGTTGAAACAGACTATGAAAATGAAGGGAAAGTACTTTTAAGTGAGCCCGTCATTGATCATCCAGTGAAACTACTTGGCAAAACAGATATTATTACGGAAACAACATATTTATTAGCTGAAAGCGTATTTGAATTTACAAATGCAGATTGCACTATCATTAATGCAGGTTTAATTGTCAATGGTATTGAAGGAGACAAAGTAACCGAATATGATATTCACAAAATGTTGCCTCATCCTATTAATGTAGTCAGAGTCAGACTTAAAGGATCTGACTTAAAAAAAGTAATCATCAAAAGTCAAAAACAAGAATATATGCATGAACATGTTCAAGGTCTTGGTTTTAGAGGGGATATTTTTGGTGGATATATTTTATATAATTGTGGATTTATTGAATCAGAAAATCGCTTCTTTATTAATGGAGAAGAAATCGAAGATAATGATAACTACGTTTTAGGTACGGTGGATATGTATACATTTGGTCGATACTTCCCTATATTGAAAGGGAAATCAATTGATTATTTAATGCCAGAGTTTTTACGAGATATTTTTAAAGAAAAATTGCTAGAACTGTAG
- a CDS encoding sulfite exporter TauE/SafE family protein → MLLTIILLVLIGLLSAVLGSLVGIGGGIIIVPTLVYLGVNHHLLHGITTQIAIGTSSVILIVTGLSSSIGYLKTKQVDIKNGSIFLFGLLPGSLIGSFISRYLTLDSFNLYFGIFMICVSILLMVRHKIKPFKIFDKEKYRKTYVDAEGKTYHYSVPPHFAFFATLFIGVLTGLFGIGGGALMTPLMLIVFRFPPHVAVGTSMMMIFFSSVMSSVGHIIQGHVAWSYSIVLIISSYIGAQIGVRVNHSIKSETVVTLLRTVMLIIGLYLIIKSFL, encoded by the coding sequence GTGTTATTAACAATCATTTTATTAGTTTTAATCGGTCTATTATCAGCTGTGTTAGGTTCCCTAGTAGGTATAGGTGGTGGCATTATTATTGTGCCCACTTTAGTGTATTTAGGTGTTAATCACCATTTGTTACACGGTATTACCACTCAAATCGCGATTGGGACATCATCGGTGATTTTAATCGTAACAGGGTTGTCTTCTTCTATAGGATATTTGAAAACGAAGCAAGTAGATATTAAAAACGGTTCTATTTTTTTATTTGGTTTACTACCAGGTTCATTAATTGGGTCTTTTATCAGTAGGTATTTAACCTTAGACTCTTTTAATTTATACTTTGGCATTTTCATGATTTGTGTATCTATTTTACTTATGGTGCGTCATAAAATTAAACCATTTAAAATTTTTGATAAAGAAAAATATCGTAAAACGTATGTGGACGCCGAAGGAAAGACATATCATTATAGTGTACCACCACACTTTGCGTTTTTTGCGACATTATTTATTGGCGTGCTAACTGGCTTATTTGGTATAGGTGGTGGCGCATTAATGACACCATTAATGCTGATTGTCTTTAGGTTCCCACCACATGTTGCAGTAGGTACAAGCATGATGATGATTTTCTTCTCAAGTGTAATGAGTTCGGTTGGACATATTATTCAAGGACACGTCGCATGGTCTTATTCTATTGTCTTAATTATTTCAAGTTACATAGGCGCCCAAATCGGTGTGCGAGTGAATCACTCTATAAAATCAGAAACAGTGGTAACATTATTACGTACAGTGATGTTGATTATAGGGTTATACTTAATTATTAAATCTTTTCTTTAA
- the lipA gene encoding lipoyl synthase, translating to MATKNEEILRKPDWLKIKLNTNENYIGLKKMMREKNLHTVCEEAKCPNIHECWGARRTATFMILGAVCTRACRFCAVKTGLPNELDLNEPERVAESVELMNLKHVVITAVARDDLRDAGSNVYAETVRKVRARNPYTTIEILPSDMGGDYEALETLMASKPDILNHNIETVRRLTPRVRARATYDRTLEFLRRSKELQPDIPTKSSLMVGLGETLEEIYETMDDLRANDVDILTIGQYLQPSRKHLKVEKYYTPLEFGKLRKVAMEKGFKHCEAGPMVRSSYHADEQVNEAAKEKHRLGEEQLQQK from the coding sequence ATGGCTACTAAAAATGAAGAAATCTTACGTAAACCAGATTGGTTGAAAATAAAGCTTAACACGAATGAGAACTATATTGGCCTCAAGAAGATGATGCGAGAAAAAAATCTACATACAGTATGTGAAGAAGCTAAATGCCCAAACATACATGAATGTTGGGGAGCTAGACGTACTGCTACATTTATGATTTTAGGAGCAGTATGTACAAGAGCATGTCGTTTCTGTGCGGTAAAAACAGGGTTACCAAACGAATTAGACTTAAATGAGCCTGAACGTGTAGCAGAATCAGTAGAATTAATGAATTTAAAACACGTGGTTATTACAGCAGTTGCTCGTGATGACTTAAGAGATGCAGGTTCTAACGTTTATGCAGAAACAGTACGTAAAGTACGAGCACGTAATCCGTACACTACAATTGAAATTTTACCATCAGATATGGGTGGGGATTATGAAGCACTTGAAACATTAATGGCTTCAAAACCAGACATTTTAAACCACAATATCGAAACAGTTCGTCGTTTAACGCCAAGAGTTCGTGCGCGTGCGACTTACGATAGAACGTTAGAATTCTTACGTCGTTCTAAAGAATTACAACCAGATATCCCTACAAAATCAAGTTTAATGGTCGGTTTAGGTGAAACATTAGAAGAAATCTACGAAACAATGGATGACCTTCGTGCTAACGATGTTGATATCTTAACAATCGGTCAATATTTACAACCATCACGTAAGCATTTAAAAGTTGAAAAATATTATACACCATTAGAATTTGGTAAATTAAGAAAAGTAGCTATGGAAAAAGGTTTCAAACATTGTGAAGCTGGTCCAATGGTACGTAGTTCATACCATGCTGATGAACAAGTAAATGAAGCAGCTAAAGAAAAACATCGTTTAGGTGAAGAACAATTACAACAAAAGTAA
- a CDS encoding DUF5079 family protein, which translates to MDRDSYEYFKKIGTPVIGIFILCVLLFSCITYKVGFTWEETPLYLKVSSIVMIIALIPSICQLFIKRNFETPKQMMKFSKVFLLDAYICCFFLPFSVFQLYAFTAALNHVDITGFWYLNLIVLIVWMAIRVCINFLLMHTPKFLGDNKFIAILILAFLGYGIYLEKIIEFFIVPDIEGNKFRLYFGQFVFILASHACMLVYIKLYASVTGSYYYNDEGKERSEEEIKQLT; encoded by the coding sequence TTGGATAGAGATAGCTACGAATATTTTAAAAAGATTGGAACACCTGTAATAGGTATATTCATTTTATGCGTTTTATTATTTAGCTGTATTACATATAAAGTGGGTTTTACTTGGGAGGAGACCCCTCTCTATTTAAAAGTATCATCCATAGTGATGATTATTGCGCTTATACCTTCGATTTGCCAATTATTTATTAAACGAAACTTTGAAACACCAAAACAAATGATGAAATTCTCCAAGGTATTTTTACTGGATGCCTATATTTGTTGCTTTTTCTTACCATTTAGCGTGTTTCAACTTTATGCGTTTACAGCAGCATTAAATCATGTTGATATAACAGGTTTTTGGTACTTAAATTTAATAGTATTAATCGTATGGATGGCCATTAGAGTATGCATTAATTTTTTATTAATGCATACACCTAAGTTTTTAGGCGATAATAAATTTATTGCAATTTTAATTTTAGCATTTCTAGGCTATGGTATTTATTTAGAGAAAATAATTGAGTTCTTCATTGTACCAGATATTGAAGGAAATAAATTCCGTCTTTATTTTGGTCAATTTGTTTTTATTCTCGCTAGTCATGCATGCATGCTCGTATACATTAAACTATATGCTAGTGTAACTGGTAGTTACTATTATAATGACGAAGGAAAAGAACGTTCTGAAGAAGAAATAAAGCAACTCACATAA
- a CDS encoding TIGR01457 family HAD-type hydrolase → MKNYKGYLIDLDGTMYLGTDEIDGAAQFIDYLNQHDIPHLFVTNNSTKTPEEVTQKLKEMKIDAKPEEVVTSALATANFIADEKGDATVYMLGGSGLRTALTESGLTVKDDEHVDYVAIGLDEKVTYEKLAVATLAVRQGAKFISTNPDVSIPKERGFLPGNGAITSVVSVSTGQQPQFIGKPEPVIMNIALDILKLDKSDVAMVGDLYDTDIMSGINVGVDTIHVQTGVTSYEELQEKDQQPTYSFKDLNVAIEELEKAAEE, encoded by the coding sequence ATGAAGAACTATAAAGGTTATTTAATTGATTTGGATGGCACAATGTATTTAGGAACTGATGAAATTGATGGAGCAGCTCAATTCATTGATTACTTAAATCAACATGACATTCCACATTTATTTGTAACGAATAACTCAACTAAAACACCCGAAGAAGTAACTCAGAAATTAAAAGAAATGAAGATAGATGCTAAACCTGAGGAAGTTGTAACATCTGCGTTAGCCACTGCTAATTTCATTGCTGATGAAAAAGGTGACGCTACTGTTTATATGCTCGGAGGCAGCGGATTAAGAACTGCTTTAACTGAGTCAGGATTAACTGTTAAAGACGACGAACATGTAGATTATGTAGCGATTGGTCTTGATGAAAAAGTAACGTATGAAAAATTAGCTGTCGCAACTTTAGCGGTACGCCAAGGTGCTAAGTTTATTTCTACAAACCCTGATGTTTCTATTCCTAAAGAAAGAGGTTTCTTACCTGGTAATGGTGCAATTACAAGCGTCGTAAGTGTATCAACTGGACAACAACCTCAATTTATTGGGAAACCTGAACCAGTCATTATGAATATCGCTTTAGATATTTTAAAATTAGATAAATCAGATGTTGCGATGGTCGGTGACCTATACGATACAGATATTATGTCAGGTATCAATGTAGGTGTAGATACCATCCATGTTCAAACGGGCGTGACATCATATGAAGAATTACAAGAGAAAGATCAACAACCAACGTACTCATTTAAAGATTTAAATGTTGCTATTGAAGAATTAGAAAAAGCAGCAGAAGAATAA
- the sufB gene encoding Fe-S cluster assembly protein SufB, whose protein sequence is MAKKAPDVGDYKYGFHDEDVSIFRSERGLTENIVREISKMKEEPEWMLDFRLKALKLFYKMPMPQWGGDLSELDFDDITYYVKPSEHTERSWDEVPEEIKRTFDKLGIPEAEQKYLAGVSAQYESEVVYHNMEKELEEKGIIFKDTDSALRENEELFKEYFASVIPAADNKFAALNSAVWSGGSFIYVPKNVKLDTPLQAYFRINSENMGQFERTLIIADEGASVNYVEGCTAPVYTTSSLHSAVVEIIVHKDAHVRYTTIQNWANNVYNLVTKRTFVHENGNMEWVDGNLGSKLTMKYPNCVLLGEGAKGSTLSIAFAGKGQVQDAGAKMIHKAPNTSSTIVSKSISKNGGKVIYRGIVHFGRKAKGARSNIECDTLILDNESTSDTIPYNEVFNDNISLEHEAKVSKVSEEQLFYLMSRGISEEEATEMIVMGFIEPFTKELPMEYAVEMNRLIKFEMEGSIG, encoded by the coding sequence ATGGCTAAAAAAGCACCTGATGTTGGGGATTATAAATATGGTTTCCATGATGAGGATGTTTCCATTTTCCGATCAGAACGTGGTTTAACAGAAAATATCGTTAGAGAAATTTCTAAAATGAAGGAAGAGCCAGAATGGATGCTTGACTTCAGACTTAAAGCTTTAAAATTATTCTATAAAATGCCTATGCCTCAATGGGGTGGCGATTTATCAGAATTAGACTTTGATGACATCACATATTACGTTAAACCTTCAGAGCATACTGAACGTTCTTGGGACGAAGTACCTGAAGAAATTAAACGTACATTTGATAAATTAGGTATTCCTGAAGCTGAACAAAAATATTTAGCAGGTGTTTCTGCGCAATATGAATCAGAAGTTGTTTATCACAACATGGAAAAAGAATTAGAAGAAAAAGGTATCATCTTCAAAGATACTGATAGTGCTTTACGTGAAAACGAAGAGTTATTCAAAGAGTACTTCGCTTCTGTCATTCCAGCTGCCGATAACAAATTCGCAGCACTTAACTCAGCTGTATGGTCAGGTGGTTCATTCATCTATGTACCTAAAAATGTTAAATTAGATACACCATTACAAGCATACTTCCGTATTAACTCAGAAAACATGGGTCAATTCGAACGTACATTAATCATTGCTGACGAAGGTGCTTCAGTAAACTACGTTGAAGGTTGTACTGCACCAGTTTACACAACTAGTTCATTACACTCAGCAGTTGTTGAAATCATCGTTCATAAAGATGCTCATGTACGTTATACAACTATTCAAAACTGGGCAAACAACGTTTATAACTTAGTTACGAAACGTACTTTTGTCCATGAAAATGGTAACATGGAATGGGTTGACGGTAACTTAGGTTCTAAGTTAACAATGAAATACCCTAACTGTGTACTTTTAGGTGAAGGCGCGAAAGGTAGTACGTTATCAATCGCATTCGCTGGTAAAGGACAAGTTCAAGATGCTGGTGCTAAAATGATTCATAAAGCGCCAAACACATCTTCAACTATCGTTTCTAAATCTATTTCTAAAAATGGTGGTAAAGTTATCTATCGTGGTATCGTTCACTTTGGACGTAAAGCGAAAGGCGCACGTTCTAACATCGAATGTGACACATTAATCTTAGATAACGAATCAACATCAGATACAATTCCTTACAATGAAGTATTCAATGACAATATTTCATTAGAACATGAAGCGAAAGTTTCTAAAGTATCTGAAGAACAATTATTCTACTTAATGAGCCGTGGTATTTCTGAAGAAGAAGCGACTGAAATGATTGTAATGGGCTTCATCGAACCATTCACTAAAGAATTACCAATGGAATATGCAGTAGAAATGAACCGTTTAATCAAATTCGAAATGGAAGGATCTATTGGTTAA
- a CDS encoding DUF5080 family protein yields MDFLYGLWIYILFIVPYVVIFFGTIGLFYASVFTIGSTIASKQIRYLGIIILYGGIFWVIVYFTGDDFESYSNVFLAIYFPYLWLCFQSCHYLFKRPYATKIKELKKEEANTGKSNKEEIKEVEKDFYSAGMMSWSSSLGAIVIIIIMSLKTRFIHNRELMYQSDINELIGDLAAVSGGVLMFSLGFALLYFIIDLLLWKKRGAYPGYILRPLVMGAWQIIFLISLIRF; encoded by the coding sequence ATGGATTTTTTATATGGTTTATGGATTTATATTTTGTTTATTGTTCCATATGTTGTAATTTTCTTTGGTACTATTGGTTTGTTTTATGCCTCTGTCTTTACCATCGGGTCAACTATTGCTTCTAAACAAATAAGGTATTTGGGTATTATTATACTTTATGGAGGTATTTTTTGGGTAATCGTTTATTTTACTGGAGATGACTTTGAAAGTTATTCAAATGTATTTTTAGCTATCTATTTCCCATATTTATGGTTATGTTTTCAATCATGCCATTATTTATTTAAACGTCCATATGCAACGAAGATAAAGGAACTAAAAAAAGAAGAAGCAAATACAGGCAAATCAAATAAAGAAGAAATTAAAGAAGTAGAGAAAGACTTTTATTCGGCAGGCATGATGTCGTGGTCGTCATCTTTAGGCGCTATTGTTATTATTATTATCATGTCTTTAAAAACAAGGTTCATTCATAATCGAGAATTAATGTATCAATCAGATATAAATGAACTCATCGGAGATTTAGCAGCTGTAAGTGGAGGAGTTTTGATGTTTTCATTAGGTTTTGCATTACTGTATTTCATTATCGATCTCTTACTATGGAAGAAAAGAGGAGCATATCCTGGCTACATATTACGTCCACTAGTGATGGGCGCATGGCAAATTATATTTTTAATTTCACTTATACGTTTTTAA
- a CDS encoding DUF72 domain-containing protein has product MINIGLTGWGDHYSLYEDMERQADKLKTYAGHFPLVELDASYYAIQPERNIQKWIRETPDRFEFVVKIHQALTLHADYHEFADSRQELFEQFKLMLQPLIEHHKLAMVLVQFPPWFDCTSQNINYILYVRQQLNDIPMCVEFRHQSWFNDQFKEQTLAFLTEHQIIHAVVDEPQVKEGSVPLVNRITTDKAFVRYHGRNKQGWTKKDMTDQEWRDVRYLYDYNKEELTDLANKVKILEQKAKKVYVVFNNNSGGHAAQNAKMYQDILNIEYTGLAPQQLKLF; this is encoded by the coding sequence ATGATTAATATCGGTCTTACTGGATGGGGAGATCACTACTCATTGTATGAGGATATGGAACGACAAGCAGATAAGTTAAAAACATATGCGGGTCACTTTCCACTTGTTGAACTCGATGCCTCTTATTATGCCATCCAACCAGAACGCAATATACAGAAATGGATTAGGGAAACGCCCGATCGTTTCGAATTTGTCGTGAAAATTCATCAAGCACTCACACTCCATGCTGACTACCATGAGTTTGCTGATTCTCGACAAGAGTTATTTGAGCAATTTAAACTTATGCTTCAACCGCTAATCGAGCATCATAAATTAGCAATGGTGTTAGTGCAATTTCCACCATGGTTTGATTGTACATCGCAGAATATTAATTATATTTTGTATGTGCGTCAACAACTGAACGATATCCCCATGTGTGTAGAATTTCGACATCAATCTTGGTTTAATGATCAATTTAAAGAACAAACGTTAGCCTTTTTAACGGAACATCAAATCATTCATGCTGTCGTAGATGAACCTCAAGTGAAAGAAGGCTCTGTGCCACTTGTGAATCGTATTACTACAGATAAAGCATTTGTGCGTTATCATGGTAGAAACAAGCAAGGATGGACGAAAAAAGATATGACAGATCAAGAATGGCGAGATGTGCGTTATTTATATGATTATAATAAGGAAGAACTTACAGATTTAGCGAATAAAGTTAAAATATTAGAACAGAAAGCTAAAAAAGTTTATGTAGTATTTAATAATAATTCAGGTGGCCATGCAGCGCAAAATGCAAAAATGTATCAAGATATACTAAATATAGAATACACAGGCTTAGCCCCACAACAATTAAAATTATTCTAA
- a CDS encoding nitronate monooxygenase translates to MRYDNQLTQILKVQYPIIQAGMAGSTTPELVASVSNKGALGTIGAGYMSQEKLEEEIQSVKALTTKPFGVNLFVPGHNDYSPQQVEHMNAWLKPYRRAFDLEEPTVNITEEQQFVNAIDCVIKYQVPVCCFTFGIPERNIITKLKQANVILVGTATTVEEAIENERAGMDVVVAQGSEAGGHRGSFLPNLQHQQSLIGTMSLVPQMVDSISIPVVAAGGIMDGRGIVASLVLGAQGVQMGTAFLTAEESGANDVVKQTILNSKETDTVVTNVFSGKSARGINNEFVEAMMKYEGDIPPYPVQNQLTNTIRKTAASNGNKEWTHIWSGQSPRLATAQHVDQLMDNLVKQIEELVRIVG, encoded by the coding sequence ATGCGATATGACAATCAATTAACCCAAATTTTAAAGGTTCAATATCCAATTATTCAAGCAGGCATGGCAGGTAGTACAACGCCAGAGTTGGTTGCATCAGTAAGCAACAAAGGCGCTTTAGGGACGATTGGAGCAGGATATATGTCGCAAGAAAAACTTGAAGAGGAAATTCAGAGTGTTAAAGCGTTAACGACTAAACCATTCGGCGTGAACTTGTTTGTTCCTGGTCATAATGATTACTCACCACAGCAAGTTGAACATATGAATGCTTGGTTAAAACCGTACCGTAGAGCGTTTGATCTTGAAGAACCAACAGTTAATATCACAGAGGAACAACAATTTGTAAATGCGATTGATTGTGTCATTAAGTATCAAGTACCAGTATGTTGCTTTACTTTTGGAATTCCTGAACGAAATATTATTACTAAGCTTAAACAAGCGAATGTCATATTAGTAGGGACAGCCACAACTGTAGAAGAAGCGATTGAGAATGAGCGTGCAGGCATGGACGTAGTCGTTGCTCAAGGTAGCGAAGCGGGCGGACATAGAGGTTCATTTTTACCTAATCTTCAGCACCAACAGTCTCTTATAGGTACCATGTCACTCGTCCCTCAAATGGTAGATAGTATTTCTATACCAGTTGTTGCTGCAGGTGGAATTATGGATGGTCGTGGTATCGTCGCAAGTTTAGTTCTTGGTGCTCAAGGCGTACAGATGGGTACCGCCTTCTTAACAGCTGAAGAGAGTGGCGCTAATGATGTAGTAAAACAGACAATTTTAAACAGTAAAGAAACCGACACAGTAGTTACGAATGTTTTTAGTGGTAAATCAGCACGTGGAATAAATAATGAATTTGTTGAAGCTATGATGAAATATGAAGGCGATATCCCACCGTATCCTGTGCAAAATCAATTAACCAATACGATTAGAAAAACAGCTGCTTCTAATGGTAATAAGGAGTGGACGCATATATGGAGTGGCCAATCGCCACGTCTAGCTACTGCACAACATGTCGATCAACTAATGGATAATCTTGTTAAGCAGATTGAGGAATTAGTTAGGATTGTAGGATAG
- a CDS encoding DUF3055 domain-containing protein, translated as MIDMFLYDDEEQSQVQFVGFVGEHSRYDLMLVQTDRHYGKTLVLNMQNNKFGIIGTDDIEEEGYIAHILGVTQEESDEIIEYLNQVIQ; from the coding sequence ATGATAGATATGTTTTTATATGATGACGAAGAACAAAGTCAAGTGCAATTTGTAGGTTTTGTTGGTGAACATAGTCGTTATGATTTAATGCTAGTTCAAACGGATCGTCATTATGGTAAAACGCTTGTTTTAAATATGCAAAATAATAAATTTGGTATTATCGGAACTGACGATATTGAAGAAGAAGGTTATATTGCCCATATTCTAGGTGTGACCCAAGAAGAAAGCGATGAAATCATTGAATATCTTAATCAAGTTATCCAATAA